TCTTCCTTCTGTGGCTTCCCGCCATTTCCATACGCGACCAGCACCAGGACGATCAGTCCGAGCACCACCATCATGAACGCGAACGCCTCCCAGCCGACGAGACCCACCGTGAGAGCGCCGAGCACCCCGTGCGTGATCGCGCACGAGATCAGCAGGATCCGGGCGACCCGCCCCGGGGCCCGGTCGCGCAGGCCGGTCAGCAGCATGGTCACACCGCATGCGGCGAGGTAGAGGCCGAAGACGCCGCCCATCACCCATGTGCCCGTGACCATCGCGTCCGGGTCCATGTCGGCGAGCGACATGCTCTGCTTCTCGACGAACGTGGCGAGGATCCCGTTGATCACCACGATGCCGATGGCCTCCACCAGCAGAACAAGCGCGGCCACCACGGCCACCGGTCTGCGCGCCACGGCGCCCCCAACCCTCTGTTACCGGAAGTACGTACGACATCGCGAACGCTACTAACGGGTAAAGGGCGGGACAAGAGGCGCGGCACGCTCGGTCTTACAGCAAAGGACCGTTGGGCCATTCGTAGGGACTCCACAAAGAAACGCGCCCGGCCGCTGGCGCCCAGAACAGAGACCTGTGCCACACCACAGGGTTACTGTGCGAGGAAGGAACCCGTCGTACCTTGGTGCGACAAGGGATTTCGCGACTTGCGCGAGCCTCGAATCACGCTCCGTGTGGGAAAGCTCACCATTGGGGACGGGTCGAAGGACGGTGTGCGGCTTCCCTAAACTCAGCTTGTTTCAAGGAGGGAGCCATCGTGCGCAAGGTGCTCATCGCCAACCGTGGCGAAATCGCTGTCCGCGTTGCCCGTGCCTGCCGGGACGCCGGGATCGCGAGCGTAGCCGTCTACGCCGATCCGGACCGGGACGCTCTGCATGTCCGCGCGGCCGACGAGGCGTTCGCTCTGGGCGGTGACACCCCGGCCGCCAGCTATCTGGACATGGCCAAGGTGCTCCAGGCCGCGAAGGACTCGGGAGCGGACGCCATCCACCCCGGATACGGCTTCCTCTCGGAGAACGCGGACTTCGCGCAGGCCGTGCTGGACGCCGGTCTGACGTGGATCGGCCCGCCGCCGCAGGCGATCCGTGATCTCGGTGACAAGGTCGCCGCCCGTCATATCGCCCAGCGCGCCGGAGCGCCGCTGGTCGCCGGTACGCCCGACCCGGTCTCCGGCGCCGACGAGGTCGTCGCCTTCGCGCGGGAGCACGGGCTGCCGATCGCGATCAAGGCGGCGTTCGGCGGTGGCGGCCGCGGTCTGAAGGTCGCCCGCACCCTCGAAGAGGTGCCGGAGCTGTACGACTCCGCGGTGCGCGAGGCCGTCGCCGCCTTCGGGCGCGGCGAGTGCTTCGTCGAGCGCTACCTGGACAAGCCGCGGCACGTCGAGACCCAGTGCCTGGCCGACACCCACGGCAATGTCGTCGTCGTCTCCACGCGTGACTGCTCGCTGCAGCGCCGCCACCAGAAGCTGGTCGAGGAGGCGCCCGCCCCCTTCCTGTCCGAGGCGCAGAACGCCGAGCTGTACGCCGCGTCCAAGGCCATCCTCAAGGAGGCCGGTTACGTCGGCGCGGGCACCGTCGAGTTCCTCGTCGGTGTCGACGGCACGATCTCCTTCCTGGAGGTCAACACCCGTCTCCAGGTGGAGCACCCGGTCACCGAAGAGGTCACCGGCATCGACCTGGTCCGCGAGATGTTCCGTATCGCCGACGGCGAGGAGCTCGGCTACGGCGACCCGGCGGTGCGCGGTCATTCCTTCGAGTTCCGCATCAACGGCGAGGACCCGGGCCGAGGCTTCCTCCCGGCCCCCGGCACGGTGACCGCCTTCGCGCCGCCGTCCGGCCCGGGTGTGCGCCTCGACGCGGGCGTCGAGACCGGTTCGGTGATCGGCCCGGCCTGGGACTCCCTGCTGGCCAAGCTGATCGTCACCGGCGCGACCCGTCAGCAAGCGCTGCAACGTGCCGCGCGTGCGCTGGCGGAGTTCAACGTCGAAGGCATGGCCACCGCCATCCCCTTCCACCGCGCGGTCGTCGCTGACCCGGCGTTCACCGCGGACCCCTTCCGGGTCCACACCCGGTGGATCGAGACGGAGTTCGTCAACGAGATCAAGCCCTTCGCGGCGCCCGCCGACTCGGAGACCGAGGACGAGCCGGGCCGTGAGACGGTCATCGTCGAGGTCGGCGGCAAGCGCCTGGAGGTCTCGCTGCCCTCCTCGCTGGGCATGACGCTGGCCCGCACCGGCCTGGCCGCGGGCGCCAAGCCCAAGCGCCGCGCCGCGAAGAAGTCCGCGTCGGCGGCGTCCGGTGACACCCTCGCCTCCCCGATGCAGGGCACGATCGTCAAGATCGCGGTCGAGGAGGGCCAGGAGGTCCAGGAGGGCGACCTCGTCGTCGTCCTGGAGGCGATGAAGATGGAGCAGCCGCTGAACGCGCACCGCTCCGGCACGATCAAGGGCCTGTCGGCCGAGGTCGGCGCGTCGGTCTCGTCCGGTGCGACGATCTGCGAGATCAAGGACTGACGTCCGGCTGAGTGTGTACGAGCGTGGGGCCTGCCCGGTACGACGAGGGGCAGGCCCCACGCCTGCATCCTGGACACTGAACGCCGGGGGCGCAGGGAGGAGAGCGATGGCAACCGGTACATCAGTGGGCTCGGCGCGGCCGATGCGGGCCGACGCGCGCCGCAACTACGAACGGCTGCTGACCGAAGCGCGCGCCGTGTTCGCCGAGTACGGCACCGACGCCTCGCTCGAAGAGATCGCCCGGCGGTCGGGCGTGGGCATCGGCACGCTGTACCGGCACTTCCCCAACCGCCACGCGATGATGAGCGCGGTCTTCCAGGAGGCGCTGGCCTCACTGGTGCAGCGCTCGGGCGAACTGGCCTCGGCGGAGCGGCCGTGCGGGGCGCTGGTGGACTGGCTGCGCGCGCTCATCACTCATGCGGGTGAGTACCGCGGGCTGGCCCGAGCCCTCATGTCGGCCTCGCACGACGAGACTTCGGCACTGTCGGCCTGCAGCGTGCCGCTCCGCGAGGCGGGCGAACGGCTGCTGCTCCGGGCGCAGGAGAGCGGTGCGGTGCGGCCGGATGTCTCGATCGGCGACCTGATGCAACTGACGAACGCGATCGCGCTGGCGGCGGAAGAGGAGCCGGGGGACACGGAGTTGGCGGACAGACTACTGACGCTGACACTGCGGGGCCTGAAGGCGGAGGGCGGGGCGTAGCCGGTTCGGGCTGCCGGGCCGCCGCAGGGTGCGGGTCTGGGCGGTTCGGGGCGCCCGGTGCCGTGTTGTTCGGGTTCCGGGTCCCCTCCGGGCTCGACTCCTCGGCGTCGGCGGCAATGAGGGGTTCGCAAGGGCACCCGGTGTTGGCCGCCAATCGCCTGCGGGGACGACCCTGCACGGCCCCTCCCCACCGGAACGGCAAGGCAGCGGGACGCCCGGGTTCGCCCCCGCCTGCGGGGACGACCCTGCACGGCCCCTCCCCACCGGAACGGCAAGGCAGCGGGACGCCCGGGTTCGCCCCGGGAACCACCCACCGGGCATCAAGCACCAACGCCCCCCGGCCCACGGCACCCACGAACCCGGTGCCCAACAGCGGCTCGCCCGCGAAAACAACCACCGGACAGCAACCACCAACGCCCCCCGGCCCACGGCACCCACGAACCCGGTGCCTACAGCTATCGGCGGCGGAGGTCCGCCACCCTCGCCGCTCTCTCCCCCGGCGGCTCCGACGTCAGGGCGCTGCGCAGCTGAGGGCCCGGCCCGGCGCCGCCGCGGGTGCGGCGTTGGGTTGGGAGGGGGACGTCTCGGCGGGACTGGCGGCCGCCCGGGGCGGCCGTGTCCGGCGGGGCGCCCGCGCCCGCCACGGTGATCTGGACGCCCTGGTCCGCCAGCGCCTGGAGTTCCGTCGCCGCCCGGTCGTCGTGCGTCGTCGGCTCGTCCGTGACCAGCCGCGTGATCACATCCGTCGGCACCGTCTGGAACATCGTGTCGGTGCCGAGCTTGGTGTGGTCCGCGAGGACCACGACCTCCGCCGCGGCCTGGACCAGGGCCCGGTCGACGCTCGCCGAGAGCATGTTGGACGTGGACAGGCCCCGCTCGGCCGTCAGCCCGCTCCCCGAGAGGAACGCACGGGACACCCTCAGGCCCTGCAGGGACTGCTCCGCCCCGCTGCCCACCAGCGCATAGTTGGAGCCACGCAGCGTCCCGCCGGTCATGACGACCTCGACCCGGTTGGCGTGGGCCAGTGCCTGGGCAACAAGCAGGGAGTTGGTGACGACGGTCAGTCCGGGGACGCGCGCGAGCCGGCGGGCCAGCTCCTGCGTCGTCGTCCCGGCTCCGACCACGATCGCCTCGCCTTCTTCGACGAGGCCCGCGGCGAGATCGGCGATGGCCGTCTTCTCCGCGGTCGCGGACAGGGATTTCTGCGGAAAGCCGGACTCCCGCGTAAAGCCGCCCGGCAGTACCGCACCGCCGTGACGGCGGTCGAGGAGTCCTTCTGCCTCCAGCGCACGCACGTCGCGTCGTACGGTCACTTCGGAGGTCTGGACGACGCGGGCGAGCTCACGGAGCGACACGGCCCCGTTGGCGCGCACCATTTCAAGGATCAATTGGCGACGTTCTGCAGCGAACACGGAACTGACAGTAACCTGACCGACCGATACTTTTCAGCACTATGCGCCGAATAACAGAAGTTGCACACAGACAGGGTCGCCAAGTGGTATGGGCGGCCCGGAAGTTGATCGTTCGCCGCGTGGAGTGCCCGGGGTTCTTCGGGTTTACTCCCGCATCACGCTTCGCCGGCCGCCTTGCGAGTGTGCAACTGCCGTGCCACCTCGGCGATCGACCCCGACAGAGACGGGTACACGGTGAAGGCGTTTGCGATCTGTTCCACCGTCAGATTGTTGTCGACCGCGATCGAGATGGGATGGATCAGTTCGCTGGCGCGCGGCGAGACGACCACGCCGCCGACCACGATGCCCGTGCCCGGACGGCAGAAGATCTTGACGAAGCCGTCCCGGATGCCCTGCATCTTCGCGCGCGGGTTGCGCAGCAGCGGCAGCTTCACGACACGGGCGTCGATGATGCCGCCGTCGACGTCCGCCTGGCTGTATCCGACGGTGGCGATCTCCGGGTCGGTGAAGACATTGGACGAGACGGTCTTGAGGTTCAGCGGCTGCACCGCGTCGCCCAGGAAGTGGTACATCGCGATACGGCCCTGCATGGCCGCGACGGAGGCGAGCGCGAAGACCCCGGTGACGTCGCCGGCCGCGTACACGCCGGGAGCGCTCGTACGCGAGACCTTGTCGGTCCAGATGTGGCCCGAGTCCCTGAGGCGGACGCCGGCCTCCTCCAGGCCCATGCCCGCGGAGTTCGGGATCGCGCCGACCGCCATCAGACAGTGCGAGCCGGAGATGACGCGGCCGTCGGAGAGCGTGACCTCGACCCGGTCGCCGACGCGCTTGGCGGACTCGGCGCGGGAGCGGGCCATGACGTTCATGCCGCGGCGGCGGAAGACGTCCTCCAGGACCGCGGCGGCGTCCGGGTCCTCGCCCGGCAGCACGCGGTCGCGGGAGGAGACGAGGGTGACCCGGGAGCCGAGAGCCTGGTAAGCGCCGGCGAACTCGGCGCCGGTGACGCCGGAGCCGACCACGATGAGCTCCTCGGGGAGCTCGTTCAGGTCGTACACCTGGGTCCAGTTCAGGATCCGCTCTCCGTCGGGGAGGGCGTCCGGGATCTCGCGCGGGTGGCCGCCGGTCGCGATCAGCACGGCGTCCGCGGTCAGCGTCTCCTCGGTGCCGTCCGCGGCGGTCACGACCACCGTGCGTGAGCCGTCCATCGCCTGCCGGCCCATTAGCCGGCCGCGGCCGCGCATCACCCGGGCGCCGGCCCGGGTGACGGAGGCGGTGATGTCGTGGGACTGGGCGAGCGCGAGCCGCTTCACCCGTCGGTTGACCTTGCCGAGGTCGACGCCGACGATCCGGGCGGCCTGCTCCATCGGCGGGGTGTCGTCGGCCACGATGATGCCCAGCTCCTCGTGCGAGGAGTCGAAGGTGGTCATCACCTCGGCCGTGGCGATCAGGGTCTTGGAAGGTACGCAGTCGGTCAGCACGGACGCCCCGCCGAGGCCGTCGCAGTCGACGACGGTCACCTCCGCGCCGAGCTGGGCGCCCACCAGGGCCGCCTCGTATCCGCCGGGTCCGCCGCCGATGATCACGATCCGGGTCACTGGGGTTACGCCTCGCGCTCTCGTTCGTTCTGCCGGGGTTCGGGGGTCGGCCCCTTTGGACTGCAGTACGTCCTCCATTGTCCCGCACGGTTCACGTGCCTTCGCCCCGGGTCCCTCCAGCGGTGCACCGCAACCACGGGTGCCCCTCCCGTACCCTCGATCCCATGTCGCTCTACGCCGCGTACGCCGGCAACCTCGACGCGCGGCTGATGTCCCGCCGCGCCCCGCACTCACCGCTGCGCGGCACCGGCTGGCTCAACGGCTGGCGGCTGACCTTCGGCGGCGAGCAGATGGGCTGGGAAGGGGCACTGGCCACGATCGTGGAGGCGCCGCGCTCCCAGGTCTTCGTCGCGCTGTACGACATCGCCCCGATGGACGAGGACTCGATGGACCGCTGGGAGGGCGTCGGCCTGGACATCTACCGGCGCATGCGGGTCCGGGTGGACACCCTGGACGGCGAGGAGCCGGCCTGGGTGTATGTGCTGAACGGGTACGAGGGCGGGCTGCCCTCCGCGCGGTATCTGGGCGAGCTGGCCGACGCGGCGGACTCGGCGGGCGCTCCCCACGACTATGTGATGGAGCTGCGGAAGCGGCCTTGCTGATGCGTTTACCGTCGCGTTCGTGGGAAACGACAAGGCAACGATCCGAAGACCGTGTGCTGCGTCATCTACGCGCGTAGGAAATGACCGGCTACCCTCGTCGGCGTGAACGCATCTGTGAATCCGGACCTCAACGGCGTTAGCGCCGACCCCCACGCCGCAGCCGACGCCGCCGCCGCGCGCCTGCGCGAGCTGACCGGCTCCGAGACGCATGACGTAGCCCTGGTCATGGGCTCCGGCTGGGCGCCGGCCGCCGACGCGCTCGGTATGCCAGAGGCCGAGTTCCCGGTCACCGAGCTGCCCGGCTTCCCGCCGCCCGCGGTCGAGGGCCACGGCGGCAGGGTCCGCTCCTACCGCATCGGCGCGAAGCGGGCGCTGGTCTTCCTGGGCCGTACGCACTTCTACGAGGGCCTCGGCGTGGCCGCGGTCTCTCACGGGGTGCGCACGGCGGTGGCCGCGGGCTGCAAGACGGTGGTCCTGACGAACGGCTGCGGCGGTCTGCGCGAGGGCATGCGCCCCGGACAGCCGGTGCTGATCAGCGACCACATCAACCTGACGGCGGCGTCGCCGATCATCGGCGCGAACTTCGTGGACCTGACGGACCTGTACTCGCCGCGGCTGCGGGCGCTGTGCAAGGAGATCGACGCGTCGCTGGAGGAGGGCGTGTACGTCCAGTTCCCCGGCCCGCACTACGAGACGCCCGCGGAGATCGGCATGGTCCGCGTGATGGGCGGCGACCTGGTCGGCATGTCCACGGTCCTCGAGGCGATCGCGGCGCGGGAGGCGGGCGCGGAGGTCCTGGGCATCTCCCTGGTCACGAACCTGGCGGCGGGGCTTTCGGGCGAGCCGCTGAACCACGAGGAAGTGCTCCAGGCGGGGCGGGATTCGGCGGCGCGGATGGGTGAGCTGCTGACGCGGGTGCTGGACCGGATCTGACGTTCCCGCGGTGCGGGCGGCGGTAGCTGGCGCGTGGGGCCGGTGCGCGGCGACCGTACGCGCGTGCGGGCGGGGCGTAGCCGGTTCGGGCTGCCGGGCCGCCGCAGGGTGCGGGTCTGGGCGGTTCGGGGCGCCCGGTGCCGTGTCGTTCGGGTTCCGGGTCCCCTCCGGGCTCGACTCCTCGGCGTCGGCGGCAATGAGGGGTTCGCAAGGGCACCCGGTGTTGGCCGCCGATCGCCTGCGGGGACGACCCTGCACGGCCCCTCCCCACCGGAACGGCAAGGCAGCGGGACGCCCGGGTTCGCCCCCGAAACCACCCACCGGACAGCAACCCCCAACGCCCCCCGGCCCACGGCACCCACGAACCCTGGAAACGCGAAACCACCCACCGGGCATCAACCACCAACGCCCCCTGGCCTACGCTCACCACGGACGCTGGAAACGTGGGGACGACCCTGCACGGCCCCTCCCCACCCGCGGGGGGACGCGCGGCCCGAGGCCGCAGGAGGTACCCCCTGTCCGTACCGCCTCAGCACCCGGCCGGCGGCAGCCTCGCGCCGCTCACGGGCACCCCGGCGCACGTCGAGGGCCGGATGCGGGGCGGTTCGCCCCCCACGCACAGGAACGCGAACGCTCCGCGGTGTCAGGGGGATGCGGGGCCCACATCTCCCCGGTGTACGCCGGATGTTCTGCGGCGAAGCCGCTGACGCACCGGGCTGCGGCGCGCAGCCGCCGCACAGCCGGGGAAGGGGCGGGGTGGGGGAACAAGCCATGCGCCCCCGCCACCTCACCCCGCTCACGCGTACGCCCGTCCAGAATGGTCGGGCGACCAAACCACACGAGAGGCGGACCAACCGTGCAGCAGGACCTCATCGCGCGGGCCAGCGCGTGGCTGGCGGAGGACCCGGACAGTGAGACCCGGGACGAGCTCGGCAAGCTCATCGAGACGAACGATCTCGACGAGCTCGCCGCCCGCTTCAGCGGCACGCTGGAGTTCGGGACGGCCGGGCTGCGCGGCGAGCTCGGGGCCGGGCCCATGCGGATGAACCGCGCCGTCGTGATCCGCGCGGCCGCCGGGCTGGCCGCCTATCTCAGGGCGAGGGGCCAGGGCGACGGCCTCGTCGTCATCGGGTACGACGCCCGTTACAAGTCCGCCGACTTCGCGCGCGACACCGCCGCTGTGATGGTCGGCGCCGGGCTCCGCGCCGCCGTCCTGCCGCGCCCGCTGCCGACCCCCGTCCTCGCGTTCGCCATAAGGAAGCTCGGCGCGGTGGCCGGGGTCGAGGTCACCGCCAGCCACAATCCGCCGCGCGACAACGGCTACAAGGTCTACCTCGGCGACGGATCGCAGATCGTGCCGCCCGCCGACGCCGAGATCGCCGCGGAGATCGCCGCCGTGGCGAGCCTCGACGACGTGCTGCGGGCCAAGAGCGGCTGGGACACGCTCGGTGACGAGGTCCTGGAGGCCTATCTGGCGCGTACGGACGCGGTCCTGACCTCTGGCTCGCCCCGCACCGCCCGCGTCGTCTACACGGCCATGCACGGCGTCGGCAAGGACGTACTGACCGCCGCTTTCGCCCGTGCCGGATTCCCCGCGCCCGTCCTCGTACAGGAGCAGGCCGAGCCCGACCCGGCGTTCCCGACGGTCTCGTTCCCCAACCCGGAGGAGCCGGGGGCGATGGATCTCGCATTCGAGACCGCCCGCCGGGTCCAGCCGGACATCGTCATCGCCAACGACCCCGACGCGGACCGGTGCGCGGTCGCCGTCGCCGACGGCGAGGACTGGAAGATGCTCCGCGGCGACGAGGTCGGCGCGCTGCTGGCCGAGCACCTCGTCCACAAGGGCGCGCGCGGCACCTTCGCCGAGTCGATCGTGTCCTCGTCGCTGCTCGGGCGGATCGCCGACGCCGCGGGGCTGCCGTACGAGGAGACACTGACCGGCTTCAAGTGGATCGCCCGCGTCGAGGGCCTGCGGTACGGCTACGAGGAGGCGCTCGGCTACTGCGTCGACCCCGAGGGCGTGCGCGACAAGGACGGCATCACGGCCGCCCTGCTCGTCGCCGAGCTGGCCTCCGAACTGAAGGAGCAGGGCCGCACCCTGACCGATCTGCTCGACGACCTCGCCGTCGCGCACGGGCTGCACGGCACCGACCAGCTGTCCGTGCGGGTCGAGGACCTGAGCATCATCGCGAACGCCATGCGCAGGCTGCGCGAGCAGCCGCCGACCGTGCTCGCCGGGCTGCGGATCGTCTCGGCCGAGGACTTGAACCGGGGCACCGAGAAGCTCCCGCCGACGGACGGCCTGCGGTACTACCTCGACGGCGAGTTCACGGCGCGTGTCATCGTGCGCCCGAGCGGCACCGAGCCCAAGCTCAAGTGCTACCTGGAGGTCGTGGTCCCGGTCGCGGACGCGAGCGAACTCTTGAGCGCGCGCCGGCGGGCCGCCGAGATCCTGGACGGGATCAAGCGGGATCTGGCAGAGGCCGCGGGGATCTGACGCGGCATCCGACCGACGTCGGCGTGGCTGGGGGCGTACATGCTGCTGGTGTGGAAGCGCCCGCCGCAGGGGGCTCCGGCAGGCGCCTTGTGTGGCGGGCCCGGGTGGACGGACCCGCGCCCCGCACCCCGCACGGCCGGACGCTCAGCCGGTCGCCAGCAGGATGACCAGCAGCACCGCACCCGCTGCCGCCGGCGCCGCGATCTCGTACGCCCAGCGAACCAGCGGCTCCCCCTTCGCGCCGGGCCGATCCGCATTGCGCTCCGCCAGCTCCCGCAGTTGCTCGATCGCCTGGTCCGCGGTGGGTTTCCGCGGCTCGTGGCCCTGGACCTCCGGGCCGGCCGGCGTGGCCGCGTGGCCGCCGCGCGCGAACGGGCCGTTCGCGGTCCGCAGCGGACGCCGCACCGCCTTCTTGCGCGCCCGCAGCGAAACCGGGATCGCCCACAGCTGATACTTCGCGTCCTCCGTGAGGACCTCGCTGGAGTACCCGGCCCGTATGTCCGTGACCGCCGACCACGGAAGGGCGATCGTCCGGAAGGGGTTCCTGACCCGCATCCGTTCGTCGTTGGCGAACACCGCGGGCCGCAGGGTGAAGGCGATGATCAGCGGGACGGCGAGCAGCGCCACGGCCAGGGCCACCCACGGCGTACGCCCCTCGCCGCGGACGACCGCGTCCCCCGCGAGCCAGGCGATGAGCGCGAGCAGCACCACTCCCCCGGCCATCCCGGCGGGCGACCGGAAGACCCGGTCGGCGTAGGTGGGCTCGGTGGGCTGCTGGGGACTCGTCATGACTCCGATTCTGCCGTACGTCTCCGGACCGGCCGTTCCGGTCCGTCCCACGCCGGTGTGCACGCCGGTAGGCACGCCGGTGAGCCCACCCGCGGGACAAGCCCTCGCCCCCGCCCCCTGTACAGGCCGCTACGCGCGTAGATATGCTCATCTGGTGACCATGCCCACCATCCCCACCGCATTCGCTGACGTGACCGCGTCCGACAGCACACTGCGGCGCTTCCTCCACGGCCTGCCCGGCGTCGACGCCGTCGGCCTGGAGGCCCGCGCCGCAGGGCTCGGTACGCGTTCGATCAAGACAACGGCCAAGGCGTACGCCATCGATCTGGCCATCTCGATGATCGACCTGACGACGCTCGAAGGCGCGGACACCCCGGGCAAGGTCCGGGCGCTCGCCGCCAAGGCCGTCCGTCCCGATCCGACCGACCGCACCACCCCCTCGACCGCGGCGGTCTGTGTCTATCCCGACATGGCCGCGATCGCCGCCGAGGCCCTCAAGGGCTCCGGCGTCAAGGTCGCCTCCGTCGCCACCGCCTTCCCGGCCGGCCGCGCCGCGCTCGACGTGAAGCTCGCGGACACCCGCGACGCCGTCGCCGCCGGGGCCGACGAGGTCGACATGGTGATCGACCGCGGCGCCTTCCTCTCGGGCCGCTACCTCAAGGTCTTCGAGGAGATCCGCGCCGTGAAGGAGGCCGTGGGCCCGGCCCGGCTCAAGGTCATCTTCGAGACCGGCGAGCTCTCCACGTACGACAACATCCGCCGCGCCTCCTGGCTCGGCATGATCGCCGGCGCGGACTTCATCAAGACCTCGACCGGCAAGGTCGCGGTCAACGCCACCCCCGCCAACACGCTGCTCATGCTGGAGGCGGTGCGCGACTACCGCGCGCAGACCGGCATCCAGGTCGGCGTGAAGCCCGCGGGCGGCATCCGCACCAGCAAGGATGCGATCAAGTTCCTGGTCCTGGTCAACGAGACCGTGGGTGCAGACTGGCTGGATAACCACTGGTTCCGCTTCGGCGCGTCGAGCCTGCTCAACGACCTGCTCATGCAGCGTCAGAAGCTCGCCACCGGCCGTTACTCCGGACCCGACTACGTGACGGTGGACTGATCACCATGGCCTCTGCATCTGCATTCGAATACGCACCCGCACCCGAATCGCGGTCGATCGTCGACATCGCACCGTCGTACGGCCTCTTCATCGACGGCGAATTCACCGACGCCGCCGACGGCAAGGTCTTCAAGACCGTCTCCCCCGCCAGCGAGGAGGTCCTCGCCGAGGTCGCCCAGGCCGGCGCCGAGGACGTGGACCGCGCCGTGAAGGCGGCCCGCAAGGCGTTCGAGAAGTGGTCGGCGCTGCCGGGCCAGGAGCGTGCCAAGTACCTCTTCCGTATCGCCCGGATCATCCAGGAGCGCTCGCGCGAACTCGCCGTCCTGGAGACCCTCGACAACGGCAAGCCGATCAAGGAGACCCGCGACGCGGACCTCCCGCTGGTCGCGGCGCACTTCTTCTACTACGCGGGCTGGGCCGACAAGCTCGACCACGCCGGCTACGGCGCCCAGCCGAGGCCGCTCGGCGTCGCGGGCCAGGTCATCCCCTGGAACTTCCCGCTGCTGATGCTCGCCTGGAAGATCGCCCCGGCGCTCGCCACGGGCAACACCGTGGTGCTGAAGCCCGCCGAGACGACTCCCCTGTCCGCCCTCTTCTTCGCGGACATCTGCCGCCAGGCGGGCCTGCCCAAGGGCGTTGTCAACATCCTGCCGGGATACGGCGAGACGGGCGCCGCGCTCGTCGAGCACCCCGACGTGAACAAGGTCGCCTTCACCGGCTCGACCGCCGTGGGCAAGGCGATCGCCCGTTCCATCGCCGGTACGGACAAGAAGGTCACGCTGGAGCTGGGCGGCAAGGGCGCGAACATCGTCTTCGACGACGCCCCCATCGACCAGGCCGTCGAGGGCATCGTCTCCGGCATCTTCTTCAACCAGGGCCAGGTCTGCTGCGCGGGCTCCCGCCTGCTGGTCCAGGAATCGATCGAGGAGGAGCTGCTCGACTCCCTCAAGCGCCGGCTCTCCACGCTGCGCCTGGGCGACCCGCTGGACAAGAACACCGACATCGGTGCGATCAACTCCGCGGAGCAGCTGGCCCGTATCAAGGCCCTGACCGAGACGGGCGAGTCGGAGGGCGCCGAGCGCTGGTCCGCCCCGTGCGAGCTGCCGGGCTCCGGCTACTGGTTCGCGCCGACCCTCTTCACGAAGGTCACCCAGTCGCACACGATCGCGCGGGACGAGATCTTCGGCCCGGTCCTGTCCGTGCTGACCTTCCGTACGCCCGACGAGGCGGTCGCCAAGGCCAACAACAGCCAGTACGGCCTGTCGGCGGGCATCTGGACGGAGAAGGGCTCGCGGATCCTCGCGGTCGCGAACAAGCTGCGCGCGGGTGTGGTGTGGGCCAACACGTTCAACAAGTTCGACCCGACCTCGCCCTTCGGCGGCTACAAGGAGTCGGGCTTCGGCCGCGAGGGCGGCCGTCACGGTCTGGAGGCCTACCTCGATGTCTGAAGCGACACGTCTTGGCGTCTTCAAGACCTACAAGCTGTACGTCGGGGGCAAGTTCCCCCGCTCCGAGAGCGGCCGGGTGTACGAGG
This window of the Streptomyces sp. SLBN-118 genome carries:
- a CDS encoding phospho-sugar mutase, translated to MQQDLIARASAWLAEDPDSETRDELGKLIETNDLDELAARFSGTLEFGTAGLRGELGAGPMRMNRAVVIRAAAGLAAYLRARGQGDGLVVIGYDARYKSADFARDTAAVMVGAGLRAAVLPRPLPTPVLAFAIRKLGAVAGVEVTASHNPPRDNGYKVYLGDGSQIVPPADAEIAAEIAAVASLDDVLRAKSGWDTLGDEVLEAYLARTDAVLTSGSPRTARVVYTAMHGVGKDVLTAAFARAGFPAPVLVQEQAEPDPAFPTVSFPNPEEPGAMDLAFETARRVQPDIVIANDPDADRCAVAVADGEDWKMLRGDEVGALLAEHLVHKGARGTFAESIVSSSLLGRIADAAGLPYEETLTGFKWIARVEGLRYGYEEALGYCVDPEGVRDKDGITAALLVAELASELKEQGRTLTDLLDDLAVAHGLHGTDQLSVRVEDLSIIANAMRRLREQPPTVLAGLRIVSAEDLNRGTEKLPPTDGLRYYLDGEFTARVIVRPSGTEPKLKCYLEVVVPVADASELLSARRRAAEILDGIKRDLAEAAGI
- a CDS encoding PH domain-containing protein, which gives rise to MTSPQQPTEPTYADRVFRSPAGMAGGVVLLALIAWLAGDAVVRGEGRTPWVALAVALLAVPLIIAFTLRPAVFANDERMRVRNPFRTIALPWSAVTDIRAGYSSEVLTEDAKYQLWAIPVSLRARKKAVRRPLRTANGPFARGGHAATPAGPEVQGHEPRKPTADQAIEQLRELAERNADRPGAKGEPLVRWAYEIAAPAAAGAVLLVILLATG
- the deoC gene encoding deoxyribose-phosphate aldolase, whose product is MPTIPTAFADVTASDSTLRRFLHGLPGVDAVGLEARAAGLGTRSIKTTAKAYAIDLAISMIDLTTLEGADTPGKVRALAAKAVRPDPTDRTTPSTAAVCVYPDMAAIAAEALKGSGVKVASVATAFPAGRAALDVKLADTRDAVAAGADEVDMVIDRGAFLSGRYLKVFEEIRAVKEAVGPARLKVIFETGELSTYDNIRRASWLGMIAGADFIKTSTGKVAVNATPANTLLMLEAVRDYRAQTGIQVGVKPAGGIRTSKDAIKFLVLVNETVGADWLDNHWFRFGASSLLNDLLMQRQKLATGRYSGPDYVTVD
- a CDS encoding aldehyde dehydrogenase family protein, which encodes MASASAFEYAPAPESRSIVDIAPSYGLFIDGEFTDAADGKVFKTVSPASEEVLAEVAQAGAEDVDRAVKAARKAFEKWSALPGQERAKYLFRIARIIQERSRELAVLETLDNGKPIKETRDADLPLVAAHFFYYAGWADKLDHAGYGAQPRPLGVAGQVIPWNFPLLMLAWKIAPALATGNTVVLKPAETTPLSALFFADICRQAGLPKGVVNILPGYGETGAALVEHPDVNKVAFTGSTAVGKAIARSIAGTDKKVTLELGGKGANIVFDDAPIDQAVEGIVSGIFFNQGQVCCAGSRLLVQESIEEELLDSLKRRLSTLRLGDPLDKNTDIGAINSAEQLARIKALTETGESEGAERWSAPCELPGSGYWFAPTLFTKVTQSHTIARDEIFGPVLSVLTFRTPDEAVAKANNSQYGLSAGIWTEKGSRILAVANKLRAGVVWANTFNKFDPTSPFGGYKESGFGREGGRHGLEAYLDV